GCTCTTTATCACCAACAATGGCTATTACTTTATCTAGTATCTGGTTTTGCGAAAACGCTATCTTTGAAAGAAACAGTAAAAGTAAGATTGCAATCAAACGAAATTTCATATCAACTCTCCTGCTTATGAAGTAATTATATCTTTGTTCCTTACTAATTAACAAGTTTTTAAGACTAAGATTAATACATCTAAGAGTAATCAAGATCCCAAGCCTTTTATTCACTTTCACTCCATTTGGTTCCAGATAGTGTTTGTTCAATCACAAAGTCTAACCTCACACAAATCTTTTAGGCGTTTGCTGAGAGAAATGTTTACTCAGTCCCGACAGGGACTGCGAAAAGAATAAAAGAAAAACTACACCTACTGCTAAATTTTAGACTTTATTAAACACCCCGAGATAAGTTGAAAATTCTCTATCTGCTGATGTAACATTTCACGGAGGCTCACTAAGAGTTAAGTCTGAGAAAAGTAGTTTTTTGAGAGGTAATCTATGCAAGACGAAAAGGAGAACAAGAAGAAAGCCCTTTTGGAAGCTATAAGCAGAATCAAGAAGAATTATGGAGAGAGTTCGGTGATGATTCTAGGTGACGAAAAACCTATTGAGAAAGTGGGGGTGATCTCAACAGGTTCTATAATGATTGATAGGATAACTGGTGTGGGGGGAATACCGAGAGGAAGGATAATTGAGGTTTACGGACATGAAGCTTCTGGTAAAACTACCATATGTTTGCACATAATAGCAGAGGCTCAGAAAGAGGGAGGTATTGCAGCTTTCATTGATGCTGAACATGCGTTAGATCCAGCTTATGCAGAAGCAATAGGTGTGAAGATAAAGGATCTAGTTATTTCTCAGCCTGAATCCGGAGAACAAGCTCTGAACATCGCAGAGAACTTAATAAGAAGTAACGCTGTTGATGTGATAGTTGTTGACTCCGTTGCTGCACTGGTGCCAAAGGTAGAAATAGATGGAGACGTTGGTGAACAAACTATAGGAGTGCAAGCAAGGCTAATGAGTCAGGCTATGCGTAAGCTCGCTTCTGTCTCTGCTAAACACAATACCGCCATCGTCTTCACAAATCAACTAAGAATGAAAATCTCAACAGGTTTTACCTACGGAGGACCTCAAGAAACCACCACCGGTGGCACTGCCCTAAAATACTACGCATCAATGAGAATAGAAACAAGGAAAATAGAAAGCCTAAAGAAGGGTGAAGAAATTGTAGGAATGACCTGTAGAGTAAAAATAGCCAAAAACAAAGTAGCAATCCCCTTCAAGTTCGCCGATATTGCTATATACTACGGCAAAGGAATATCAAAACCCTATGAAATCCTCACAGTAGGATCAGAACTAGAGATTATCAAAAAAAGCGGTAACTGGTATTATTACAAAGATGAAAAGCTAGGAAATGGCATAGATCAAGCTATAGCTACACTAGAACAAAAACAAGATCTGGCAAAAACCTTGGAAATCCTAATAAGAGAAAAAATAGGACTTCCTATACCACAATACCTAAAATGAAGAAGATTCAGGTAGACATAGTGATAGACCTAAGAGCACCCGAAGAGTTTGAAAAAGATAAAGGATTTTACCATTCCCTAGGTGTAGAAGCAATCAATCTTGACTTCTTCAAAGCTCCTAAGGAGATAGAAAGCTTTGACAAAGAAAAATCTTATTTTGTGGTTTGTAATAGCGGAGTGTTTAGCGAGATAATCTCTAAACTAATGCTCTCAAAGGGGTTTAAAAATGTTAAAGATTTTAAAGGAGGAATAGAAGAGTTTAGGAAGATGCTAGATGAAAATCAATAAGAGAAAAGTATTAGGAAGAGTAGTCCTTTACGCATCTATCCTCAGCTTAGGCTTACTAGTATCAATTCTCTCATTTGAATTTGGCACCACCAACGTAAGTTTCATAAGATCACTTATTTTCGGAGTGGAAGAGAAAACAGATCTGCAGATACTGAGAATAAGAGTCTTACAGTCTTTTGCCGTACTACTGACAGGAATAGCCTTAGCAATCTCAGGATTTATTTTACAAAGAATTATGAGGAATAATTTGGTTGACCCTGGGATAACTGGAGTTCTATCTGGTAGTGCCTTGGGAGTAACTATCTTCTCAGTTCTAAGTATTGATACCATAACAAACTTCTCAATGATGAGGATAGCATTTTCTTTAATATTTGGCCTTCTAGCAGGAACTGTAGTAATGCTGATCTCGGCAGTTAGCAAAGATTCCCTAAAAGTCGTAATATTCGGAGTAATGCTAAATTCCTTCCTATCGGGCACTATAGTTCTAATCCAATCTTTTCTAAATCCTTATAAATTGCAACAGACATTCTCGTTCTTACTGGGTAGTGTAGTTATCCCTAGTAACCAATTTGCTATCATATGTGGGGTAATTGTTCTAGCTTCAGCTATTGGATTGATCTTTTTTTCTAAAAAGCTTGATATTATTTCTTTAGGAGATATAGACGCCCATGTTTTAGGTATAAACATTAGATTGTGGAGAAGCGTATTTCTAGTTTTTACAATACTTCTATCTTCTACCGCCGTTTCTCTTTCTGGAGTAGTAGGCTTTGTTGGGTTTGTGATTCCAAACATCGTTTCACTCCTTTTCCACAGGCTATCCTTTCTAGATACAAAAGATGGTATCATACTCTCTGGTATCATCGGGGGAACCTTTCTCCAAGCCTGCTTTGTAGTTTCAAGAATTCTTTTGCCAATGTACGAACTGCCAATAGGCATTATAACAGGATTAATAGGAGCTCCAATATTCTGGTTAGTCCTGCTTAAAATGAGTTTGAGTAAATGAATCCTATAATTTTACTCCATAGAAGGAAATTGTTATAATTACTCTGTTGAGAGTAGGGAGAATTTAGTTATGGGATTGAAGGTAATAATACCTGTAGCAGGTAAAGGAACTCGCCTTAGGCCGCACACCTTACTCATCCCAAAAACCTTAATAAATGTAGCCGATAGAAAGATAATTGACTACATAATGGATATAACGAAAGATGTTGAGGTTGAGGAATATATT
The nucleotide sequence above comes from Brevinematia bacterium. Encoded proteins:
- the recA gene encoding recombinase RecA gives rise to the protein MQDEKENKKKALLEAISRIKKNYGESSVMILGDEKPIEKVGVISTGSIMIDRITGVGGIPRGRIIEVYGHEASGKTTICLHIIAEAQKEGGIAAFIDAEHALDPAYAEAIGVKIKDLVISQPESGEQALNIAENLIRSNAVDVIVVDSVAALVPKVEIDGDVGEQTIGVQARLMSQAMRKLASVSAKHNTAIVFTNQLRMKISTGFTYGGPQETTTGGTALKYYASMRIETRKIESLKKGEEIVGMTCRVKIAKNKVAIPFKFADIAIYYGKGISKPYEILTVGSELEIIKKSGNWYYYKDEKLGNGIDQAIATLEQKQDLAKTLEILIREKIGLPIPQYLK
- a CDS encoding iron ABC transporter permease codes for the protein MKINKRKVLGRVVLYASILSLGLLVSILSFEFGTTNVSFIRSLIFGVEEKTDLQILRIRVLQSFAVLLTGIALAISGFILQRIMRNNLVDPGITGVLSGSALGVTIFSVLSIDTITNFSMMRIAFSLIFGLLAGTVVMLISAVSKDSLKVVIFGVMLNSFLSGTIVLIQSFLNPYKLQQTFSFLLGSVVIPSNQFAIICGVIVLASAIGLIFFSKKLDIISLGDIDAHVLGINIRLWRSVFLVFTILLSSTAVSLSGVVGFVGFVIPNIVSLLFHRLSFLDTKDGIILSGIIGGTFLQACFVVSRILLPMYELPIGIITGLIGAPIFWLVLLKMSLSK
- a CDS encoding rhodanese-like domain-containing protein; protein product: MKKIQVDIVIDLRAPEEFEKDKGFYHSLGVEAINLDFFKAPKEIESFDKEKSYFVVCNSGVFSEIISKLMLSKGFKNVKDFKGGIEEFRKMLDENQ